Proteins encoded by one window of Collimonas fungivorans:
- a CDS encoding LysR family transcriptional regulator: MTSRTNHHLDTYLLRVLHTLLVEKSVSRTAIKLGQSQPTISNTLKRLRELTGDAILVRGKTGMVPTERGQELLALAKQGLEVIEKIAAPVAAFEADSTARVFHIATPDYLNMLLIPSIIEQLRRRAPGASLMVHALDANLDYASALENGRFDLVIGNWPDPPEHLHLAQLFDDDVVCMMHRDHPVAKKGLTLKYYLEMPHLAPTPYIEGHRSGIDVALAEQGLKRNVQVTIPYFALVPHVLAKSDLIFTTGRQFAEHIIEDWPIGMFTLPFDMPKMRFYMLWHARSHVAPDVVWLRRLIAEVSADLGKAGKK, from the coding sequence ATGACATCGCGTACCAACCATCACCTCGATACCTATCTGCTGCGCGTTTTGCACACCTTGCTGGTGGAAAAAAGCGTATCGCGCACCGCCATCAAGCTGGGACAATCGCAGCCGACCATCAGCAATACGCTCAAGCGCCTGCGCGAGCTGACCGGCGACGCCATCCTGGTGCGCGGCAAGACCGGCATGGTGCCTACCGAACGCGGCCAGGAGTTGCTGGCGCTGGCGAAGCAGGGCCTGGAAGTGATAGAAAAAATCGCGGCGCCGGTAGCGGCGTTTGAGGCCGACAGCACGGCGCGGGTATTTCATATCGCCACGCCGGATTACCTGAACATGCTGCTGATTCCCTCCATCATCGAGCAGCTGCGGCGGCGCGCCCCTGGCGCCAGCCTGATGGTGCACGCGCTGGACGCCAACCTGGACTACGCCAGTGCGCTGGAAAACGGCCGCTTCGACCTGGTGATCGGCAACTGGCCAGATCCGCCGGAGCATTTGCACCTGGCGCAACTGTTCGATGACGATGTGGTGTGCATGATGCATCGCGACCACCCGGTGGCGAAGAAGGGCTTGACCCTCAAGTACTATCTCGAAATGCCGCACCTGGCGCCGACGCCTTATATTGAAGGGCATCGCAGCGGCATCGACGTCGCCTTGGCCGAGCAAGGCCTGAAGCGCAACGTGCAGGTAACGATTCCGTATTTCGCGCTGGTGCCGCATGTGCTGGCAAAATCGGACCTGATTTTCACCACCGGCCGCCAGTTTGCCGAACACATCATAGAAGACTGGCCGATAGGCATGTTTACGCTGCCGTTCGACATGCCGAAGATGCGTTTCTACATGCTGTGGCATGCGCGCTCGCATGTGGCGCCGGACGTGGTGTGGCTGCGGCGCCTGATTGCCGAGGTGTCGGCCGACCTCGGCAAGGCGGGAAAAAAATAG
- a CDS encoding ABC transporter transmembrane domain-containing protein, with amino-acid sequence MTTITSKEPQKSSLGTLVGLVPFLAPYKRQFVMASLALLVAAGATLAIPYAFRQMIDLGFSAGGIQGANHIDMYFLALFGVACVLGVATAARFYMVSWLGERVTADLRSAVYSHVVTQSPQFFETTKTGEVLSRITTDTTLIQALVGTSISMALRNALLFAGGMAMLFITSVKLSAIILLMLALVVLPIVWYGRRVRKLSRDSQDRVADASAMAGEILNAMPTVQAFTHESIEAQRFEVSIENAFGTAMQRIRARSVLTMMAILLVFGAIVFVLWLGAHAVVQGRMSGGELGQFILYAALLAGSIGALAEVLGDAQRAAGATERLLELLAAQSPVQSVLLPDTLPPRTAQGAALTLQNINFRYPSRPDSAALSALSLDIRPGETVAVVGPSGAGKTTLFQLLLRFYDPQQGSIKLDGVDIKYLDLHTLRNAIGIVPQDTVIFSANAMENIRYGRVGASDAEVIAAAKMAAAHEFIERLPEGYQAFLGERGVRLSGGQRQRIAIARALLKNPPLLLLDEATSALDAESERAVQGALEAAMVGRTTLVIAHRLATVQRADRIIVLEHGHIVETGNHAELVAQNGLYASLAALQFNGLVDA; translated from the coding sequence GGTCCCCTTCCTGGCCCCGTATAAACGACAGTTCGTGATGGCCAGCCTGGCCCTGCTGGTAGCGGCCGGCGCCACCCTCGCGATTCCCTATGCGTTCCGGCAGATGATCGATCTTGGCTTCAGCGCCGGCGGTATACAAGGAGCCAACCATATTGACATGTATTTCCTGGCCCTGTTCGGCGTTGCCTGCGTGCTGGGCGTGGCTACCGCGGCGCGCTTCTACATGGTGTCCTGGCTTGGCGAGCGAGTCACGGCAGACCTGCGCAGCGCGGTCTATTCGCATGTCGTCACGCAAAGCCCGCAGTTCTTCGAAACCACCAAGACCGGCGAAGTGCTGTCGCGCATCACCACCGACACCACCCTGATCCAGGCCCTGGTCGGCACCAGCATTTCCATGGCCTTGCGCAACGCCCTGCTGTTCGCCGGCGGCATGGCCATGCTGTTCATCACCAGCGTCAAGCTGAGTGCGATCATTCTGCTGATGCTGGCGCTGGTAGTGCTGCCGATAGTCTGGTACGGCCGCCGCGTACGCAAGCTGTCGCGCGATTCGCAAGACCGCGTCGCCGATGCCTCGGCGATGGCTGGCGAAATTCTCAACGCCATGCCGACCGTGCAGGCTTTTACTCATGAAAGCATCGAAGCGCAGCGTTTCGAGGTCTCGATTGAAAATGCCTTCGGCACCGCGATGCAACGCATACGCGCACGCTCCGTACTGACCATGATGGCGATCCTGCTGGTGTTCGGCGCCATCGTGTTTGTGCTGTGGCTGGGCGCGCACGCCGTGGTCCAAGGCCGCATGAGCGGCGGCGAACTCGGCCAGTTCATCTTGTACGCGGCCTTGCTGGCCGGCTCCATCGGTGCCCTGGCGGAAGTCCTGGGCGACGCCCAGCGCGCCGCCGGCGCCACCGAACGGCTGCTGGAACTGCTGGCGGCGCAGTCGCCGGTGCAATCAGTGCTGCTGCCGGACACGCTGCCGCCGCGCACCGCGCAAGGTGCTGCGCTAACCCTGCAAAACATCAATTTCCGCTATCCCTCGCGCCCCGACAGCGCCGCCCTGTCTGCCCTGTCGCTAGACATCCGGCCGGGCGAAACGGTCGCCGTGGTCGGCCCTTCGGGCGCCGGCAAGACCACCCTGTTCCAGCTGCTGCTGCGTTTCTACGATCCGCAGCAAGGCAGCATCAAGCTCGACGGCGTCGACATCAAGTATCTCGACCTGCATACCTTGCGCAACGCGATCGGCATCGTGCCGCAAGACACCGTCATTTTTTCCGCCAATGCGATGGAGAATATCCGCTACGGCCGGGTCGGCGCCAGCGACGCCGAAGTCATCGCGGCGGCGAAAATGGCTGCCGCCCACGAATTCATCGAACGCCTGCCGGAAGGCTACCAGGCCTTCCTTGGCGAGCGCGGCGTACGTTTGTCCGGGGGCCAGCGGCAGCGCATTGCGATTGCCCGCGCACTGCTGAAGAATCCACCGCTGCTGCTGCTGGACGAAGCCACCAGCGCGCTCGACGCGGAATCGGAACGTGCGGTGCAAGGCGCGCTGGAAGCGGCGATGGTGGGACGCACTACCCTGGTCATCGCCCATCGCCTGGCTACGGTGCAGCGCGCCGACCGCATCATCGTGCTGGAGCATGGGCACATAGTGGAAACCGGCAACCACGCCGAACTGGTGGCGCAAAACGGCTTGTACGCAAGCCTGGCGGCATTGCAGTTCAACGGCCTGGTCGACGCATAA
- a CDS encoding TetR/AcrR family transcriptional regulator translates to MREKYDTTKRHILDAGQKIIAVKGFSGVGLSEILSAAAIPKGSFYHYFGSKEQYGRALMEQYVDNYLQAMDEVLQITVQPAQEPARERLLRYWGHWLDTQSGAEAMDKCLVVKLSAEVSDLSDDMRLALCEGTTQVMARLADCIAEGIADGSLRIELEPQKTAQMLYQLWLGASLLAKLQRDRSALESAMDVTLNILAPPPN, encoded by the coding sequence ATGAGAGAAAAATACGACACCACCAAGCGCCACATCCTGGACGCCGGACAAAAGATCATCGCCGTCAAAGGCTTTTCCGGCGTCGGCCTCAGCGAAATCCTGAGCGCCGCGGCGATACCTAAGGGTTCCTTCTACCACTACTTCGGATCGAAGGAACAATACGGCCGAGCCCTGATGGAGCAGTACGTCGACAACTACCTGCAGGCGATGGATGAAGTCTTGCAGATTACGGTGCAACCGGCGCAGGAACCGGCCCGCGAACGGTTGCTGCGTTACTGGGGCCACTGGCTCGACACCCAGTCCGGTGCGGAAGCCATGGACAAATGCCTGGTGGTCAAGCTCAGCGCCGAAGTCTCCGACCTGTCGGATGACATGCGCCTGGCCTTGTGCGAAGGCACGACGCAGGTAATGGCGCGCCTGGCCGATTGCATCGCAGAAGGCATCGCGGACGGCTCGCTGCGGATCGAACTGGAACCGCAGAAAACCGCGCAGATGCTTTACCAGCTGTGGCTGGGCGCCAGCCTGCTGGCAAAACTCCAGCGCGATCGCAGCGCACTCGAAAGCGCCATGGACGTCACCCTCAACATCCTGGCGCCGCCCCCAAACTAA
- a CDS encoding NADH:flavin oxidoreductase/NADH oxidase, translating to MTFLFSPLTLRSVTLANRIAVAPMCQYSAEDGFANDWHLVHLGSRAVGGAGLIIFEASAVLPEGRISPQDLGIWKDEHIAPLRRITHFIEQQGTVAGIQLAHAGRKASVWRPWEEQQGRVHPDQGGWRTDGPSAIPFDTNYTTPSALTVDGIKGVVKAFADAALRAQQAGFKVVEIHAAHGYLLHQFLSPISNHRTDQYGGSFENRARLALEVVAAVRQVWPEQLPLLVRLSATDWIDGGWNVDETVALSRLLREAGVDLIDVSSGGNIAAAAIPVGPGYQTQFAARVRNEAGIPSGTVGMITDPGQAEHILRTEQADLVLMARELLRDPYWPLHAADALHDVTSWAPQYMRATSRKSPQRPTVDFSDKSGN from the coding sequence ATGACTTTTTTATTTTCTCCGCTAACGCTGCGCAGCGTAACCTTGGCAAACCGCATTGCAGTTGCCCCCATGTGTCAGTATTCGGCAGAAGACGGTTTCGCCAACGATTGGCACCTGGTGCATCTGGGCAGCCGCGCGGTCGGCGGCGCCGGCCTGATCATTTTTGAAGCCAGCGCGGTGCTGCCGGAGGGGCGCATTTCGCCGCAGGATCTCGGCATCTGGAAGGACGAGCATATTGCGCCGTTGCGCCGCATCACGCACTTTATCGAGCAGCAAGGCACGGTAGCCGGCATCCAGCTGGCGCATGCCGGCCGCAAGGCCAGCGTCTGGCGTCCGTGGGAAGAACAGCAAGGCCGGGTCCATCCCGACCAGGGCGGCTGGCGCACCGACGGTCCGTCGGCGATTCCGTTCGACACCAACTACACCACGCCCAGCGCGCTCACCGTCGACGGCATCAAGGGCGTCGTCAAGGCGTTTGCCGACGCCGCGCTGCGCGCCCAGCAAGCAGGTTTCAAGGTAGTCGAAATCCACGCGGCGCATGGTTACCTGCTGCACCAGTTCTTGTCGCCGATCAGCAATCATCGGACCGACCAGTACGGCGGCTCGTTTGAAAACCGTGCGCGCCTGGCACTGGAAGTAGTGGCGGCGGTACGCCAGGTGTGGCCGGAGCAGCTGCCGCTGCTGGTGCGCCTGTCGGCCACGGACTGGATTGACGGCGGCTGGAATGTAGATGAAACGGTGGCGTTGAGCCGCTTGCTGCGCGAAGCCGGGGTTGACCTGATCGACGTTTCCAGCGGCGGCAATATCGCGGCCGCCGCGATTCCGGTAGGACCAGGCTACCAGACCCAGTTTGCGGCCAGGGTCCGCAATGAAGCCGGCATCCCCAGCGGTACGGTCGGCATGATTACCGATCCCGGCCAGGCCGAACACATACTGCGCACCGAACAGGCCGACCTGGTGCTGATGGCGCGCGAACTGCTGCGCGATCCTTACTGGCCGCTGCACGCGGCCGATGCGCTGCACGATGTCACTTCATGGGCGCCGCAATACATGCGCGCGACTTCACGCAAATCGCCGCAGCGGCCTACGGTCGACTTCAGCGACAAATCAGGCAACTAA